The following are encoded together in the Candidatus Binatia bacterium genome:
- a CDS encoding PepSY domain-containing protein, translating into MTSRSPSRWFRFNCWLHRWTSLVATPFFLVLCLTGTVLIFHEEIDDLLGVVPEVEADPATQRPIADSVARVLAAFPDERVGSVSIDPENHPGVLLVATLPNDGAGDFNDASLRFTDLTSGEPIDARDPSKSLTGVLLELHAQWFLGPFGELFGALIALLVLLSLLSGLVVYAPYARRVAFGMLRRGRGARILQIDLHNLIGTAVLGWALVVTVTGLLLGFSTLAIGIWQATELAGLRAHADGLEPVDVRNPPVDVDRAFAAARASAPPGWKVVTAIFPGTQFSTPRHYTVLLEGTEGIEQRLFRVAAIDAATGEVAAAVAPPAYLKAIVLSQPLHFGDYGGLPLKLLWTACTWLTLFITANGAWLWWDRRRRRRRMPVRFEEEVAA; encoded by the coding sequence ATGACGTCGCGATCTCCGTCCCGCTGGTTCCGGTTCAACTGCTGGCTGCACCGCTGGACGAGCCTCGTCGCGACGCCGTTCTTCCTCGTGCTGTGCTTGACGGGCACGGTGCTGATCTTCCACGAGGAGATCGACGACCTGCTCGGCGTCGTGCCCGAGGTCGAGGCCGATCCGGCGACGCAGCGCCCGATCGCCGATTCGGTCGCGCGCGTGCTCGCCGCGTTTCCCGACGAGCGGGTCGGCAGCGTCAGCATCGATCCCGAGAACCACCCGGGCGTGCTGCTGGTCGCGACGCTGCCGAACGACGGCGCGGGCGATTTCAACGACGCCAGCCTGCGCTTCACGGATCTCACGAGCGGCGAGCCGATCGACGCGCGCGATCCCTCGAAGTCGCTGACCGGAGTGCTCCTCGAGCTGCACGCGCAGTGGTTCCTGGGTCCGTTCGGTGAGCTCTTCGGCGCGCTGATCGCGCTGCTCGTGCTGCTGTCGCTGCTCTCGGGGCTCGTCGTGTACGCGCCGTACGCGCGGCGCGTCGCCTTCGGCATGCTGCGTCGCGGGCGCGGCGCGCGCATCCTGCAGATCGACCTGCACAACCTGATCGGCACGGCCGTGCTCGGCTGGGCTCTGGTGGTGACCGTCACCGGGCTGCTGCTCGGCTTCTCGACGCTCGCGATCGGCATCTGGCAGGCGACCGAGCTCGCGGGTCTGCGCGCGCACGCGGACGGCCTCGAGCCCGTCGACGTGCGCAACCCGCCGGTCGACGTCGATCGCGCCTTCGCCGCGGCGCGCGCGAGCGCGCCGCCGGGCTGGAAGGTGGTCACGGCGATCTTCCCCGGGACGCAGTTCTCGACGCCGCGGCACTACACGGTGCTGCTCGAAGGCACCGAGGGCATCGAGCAGCGGCTGTTCCGCGTCGCCGCGATCGATGCGGCGACCGGCGAGGTCGCGGCGGCGGTCGCGCCGCCGGCGTATCTCAAGGCGATCGTGCTCTCGCAGCCGCTGCACTTCGGCGACTATGGCGGGCTGCCGCTCAAGCTGCTGTGGACCGCGTGCACCTGGCTCACGCTGTTCATCACCGCGAACGGCGCGTGGCTCTGGTGGGACCGCCGTCGTCGGCGCCGCCGGATGCCGGTGCGCTTCGAGGAGGAGGTCGCGGCGTGA
- a CDS encoding pyridoxamine 5'-phosphate oxidase family protein, which produces MTAIRTVAELEQVVGSRPLGALMKSVRTLDEHCVRLLALSPFAVVGFAAADGRARATIAGGAPGFARVLDPTHLRIELDEAATVDPSVGCALLFFIPGLGETLRVNGRATIEGATLTVTVEEAFAHCAKALLRSSFWSLQEQSTQAGALEGEASGVLAEPHVREKLGRTPFVALVSWDAQGRADASPKGDPPSFLRIWDGKLAVPDRPGNRRTDTFHNVLEQPRVALLALAPGDDWILEVSGVASLTVEPSLLASMAVQGKTPKIALLLEAQDADLRRSQALAKAVPWDPARSVPREELPDMAGVFVDHVKQNDRRGVAASAIRALLSKGMMRRALAHDYEKNRY; this is translated from the coding sequence ATGACCGCGATCCGCACGGTGGCCGAGCTCGAGCAGGTCGTCGGCTCGCGCCCGCTCGGCGCGCTGATGAAGTCGGTGCGCACGCTCGACGAGCACTGCGTGCGCCTGCTGGCGCTGTCGCCGTTCGCGGTGGTCGGCTTCGCCGCCGCCGACGGCCGCGCGCGCGCCACCATCGCCGGCGGCGCGCCGGGCTTCGCGCGCGTCCTCGACCCGACGCATCTGCGCATCGAGCTCGACGAGGCCGCGACCGTCGATCCGAGCGTCGGCTGCGCCCTCCTCTTCTTCATCCCGGGGCTCGGCGAGACCCTGCGCGTCAACGGACGTGCGACGATCGAGGGCGCGACGCTCACCGTCACGGTCGAGGAGGCGTTCGCGCACTGCGCGAAGGCGCTTCTGCGCTCGTCGTTCTGGTCGCTGCAGGAGCAATCGACGCAGGCGGGCGCGCTCGAGGGCGAGGCGAGCGGCGTGCTCGCCGAGCCGCACGTGCGCGAGAAGCTCGGGCGCACGCCGTTCGTCGCGCTGGTGTCCTGGGACGCGCAGGGGCGCGCGGACGCGAGCCCCAAGGGCGATCCGCCGAGCTTCCTGCGGATCTGGGACGGCAAGCTCGCGGTGCCCGACCGCCCCGGCAACCGGCGCACCGACACCTTCCACAACGTCCTCGAGCAGCCGCGCGTCGCGCTGCTCGCGCTCGCGCCGGGCGACGACTGGATCCTCGAGGTCTCGGGCGTCGCGTCGCTGACCGTCGAGCCCTCTCTGCTCGCGTCGATGGCCGTGCAGGGCAAGACGCCGAAGATCGCGCTGCTGCTCGAGGCGCAGGACGCGGACCTGCGCAGGAGCCAGGCCCTCGCCAAGGCCGTGCCGTGGGATCCCGCGCGCAGCGTGCCGCGCGAGGAGCTGCCCGACATGGCGGGCGTGTTCGTCGACCACGTCAAGCAAAACGACCGTCGCGGCGTCGCGGCGAGCGCGATCCGCGCGCTGCTCTCGAAGGGCATGATGCGGCGCGCGCTCGCGCACGACTACGAGAAGAACCGCTACTGA
- a CDS encoding NAD(P)H-dependent oxidoreductase, with amino-acid sequence MSTYRIAVVVGSLRRESFNKRLAQELIAIGPPDFSFEQLRIDDLPLYNQDDDGNPADSVRRLKQEIAAAQGLLFVTPEYNRSIPGVLKNAIDHASRPHGQNAWAGKPAGVIGASMGKIGTALAQQHLRNVLACLDVPVLGQPEAFITVSNASFGPDGRLADADTARFLRKWMDRYSVWVRKHAG; translated from the coding sequence ATGAGCACGTATCGCATCGCCGTGGTGGTCGGCAGCCTGCGGCGCGAGTCCTTCAACAAGCGGCTCGCGCAGGAGCTCATCGCGATCGGACCGCCGGACTTCTCCTTCGAGCAGCTGCGCATCGACGACCTGCCGCTCTACAACCAGGACGACGACGGCAACCCGGCGGACAGCGTGCGGCGCCTCAAGCAGGAGATCGCCGCCGCGCAGGGCCTGCTCTTCGTCACCCCGGAGTACAACCGCTCGATCCCCGGCGTGCTGAAGAACGCGATCGACCACGCGTCGCGGCCGCATGGCCAGAATGCCTGGGCCGGAAAGCCCGCGGGCGTGATCGGCGCCTCGATGGGCAAGATCGGCACCGCGCTTGCGCAGCAGCACCTGCGCAACGTCCTCGCGTGCCTCGACGTGCCGGTGCTCGGGCAGCCGGAGGCGTTCATCACGGTGAGCAACGCGTCATTCGGTCCGGACGGACGCCTCGCGGATGCCGACACCGCGCGCTTCCTGCGGAAATGGATGGATCGCTATAGCGTCTGGGTGCGCAAGCACGCAGGGTGA
- a CDS encoding MMPL family transporter has protein sequence MRTRIANLVARYAAWVVRWRRTVIAAVMVITACLAAASTRLYLEVDPDRLLPQEHPYMQTAQEVKRLFDSYNVVVVGLFPKDGDVFTPHFLERLHEATERISQLPGVKPALVQSLASSNVKYVAGTEASVELEPVMKTPPVDLAGAKEVERRAFAEPSFVGTLVTADRSAASIFVDFELTPEAPGYGQIVASVRKTLAGMDDGTFEYVLAGPVVILAEVEIYGSRLLYFLPLALLVIGLIHYHAFRTLQALFLPLVTALLAVIWAMGLMGLFGVPLDPYNTTTPILILAVGAGHAVQILKRFYEELEQTGDVETAIVESLSRVGPVMIAAGLVASLSFLSLATFRTATIRTFGIFTAAGVVSALVIELTIIPAVRAMLPVPRRREREREAESHPWLEALLGASARAAIVAPGRVLLGGLVVVIACLVSATRVEVDMSVKRLFGEDEPIRHADRRLNTAFSGTNTLELLIEGQGEGDLAEPAILRAIDQLERTLEQEPQVGKAVSYVDFLRTFHHALSAGAENITPLPDTRELAAQYLFLYSLSGSAGVFDTIIDPARRSAVVRIFVRDDKTQLAEALIQKVEEEVARTFPPGYTVRFTGTLGSAVASTDVMVEGKLWNMAQIALITVGVASLFLRSLFGGLLVALPLAFTVAVNFGVMGLLRMNLDDATSAISAMAVGIGADYAIYLLFRLREELSRTAYLGEALQRALMTSGKAILFVATAIAVGYGMLGLTGFAFHLRLGGLVALAMVVSALSTIVLLPAVVALTNPRFLWPRIERWEGAAPLRVSAAG, from the coding sequence ATGCGCACCCGAATCGCGAACCTGGTTGCCCGTTACGCCGCATGGGTCGTGCGCTGGCGTCGCACCGTGATCGCCGCCGTCATGGTGATCACCGCCTGCCTCGCCGCCGCCTCGACGCGTCTCTACCTCGAGGTCGACCCGGACCGCCTGCTGCCGCAAGAGCATCCGTACATGCAGACGGCGCAGGAGGTGAAGCGCCTGTTCGACTCGTACAACGTCGTCGTCGTCGGGCTGTTTCCGAAGGACGGCGACGTCTTCACGCCGCACTTCCTCGAGCGGCTGCACGAAGCGACGGAGCGCATCTCACAGCTCCCGGGCGTCAAGCCAGCATTGGTGCAGAGCCTCGCTTCGTCGAACGTCAAGTATGTCGCGGGTACCGAAGCGAGCGTCGAGCTCGAGCCCGTGATGAAGACGCCGCCGGTCGACCTCGCGGGCGCCAAGGAGGTCGAGCGACGGGCGTTCGCCGAGCCGTCCTTCGTCGGTACGTTGGTCACCGCGGATCGTTCGGCGGCGAGCATCTTCGTCGACTTCGAGCTCACGCCCGAGGCGCCGGGCTACGGACAGATCGTCGCCTCGGTCCGCAAGACGCTCGCCGGGATGGACGACGGCACGTTCGAGTACGTGCTCGCGGGGCCGGTCGTCATCCTCGCCGAGGTCGAGATCTACGGCAGCCGGCTGCTCTACTTCCTGCCGCTCGCGCTGCTCGTGATCGGGCTGATCCACTACCACGCGTTCCGCACGCTGCAGGCTTTGTTCCTGCCGCTCGTCACGGCGCTGCTCGCGGTGATCTGGGCGATGGGCCTGATGGGTCTCTTCGGCGTGCCGCTCGATCCGTACAACACGACGACGCCGATCCTGATCCTCGCCGTCGGCGCGGGGCACGCGGTGCAGATCCTGAAGCGCTTCTACGAGGAGCTCGAGCAGACGGGCGACGTCGAGACCGCAATCGTCGAGTCGCTGTCGCGCGTCGGGCCGGTGATGATCGCGGCGGGCCTCGTCGCGTCGCTGTCGTTTCTTTCGCTTGCCACCTTCCGCACGGCGACCATCCGGACGTTCGGCATCTTCACCGCGGCCGGCGTGGTGTCGGCGCTGGTGATCGAGCTGACCATCATCCCTGCGGTGCGTGCGATGCTGCCGGTGCCGCGGCGTCGCGAGCGCGAGCGCGAGGCGGAGTCGCACCCCTGGCTCGAGGCGCTGCTCGGCGCGTCGGCGCGCGCGGCGATCGTGGCGCCGGGTCGCGTCCTGCTCGGCGGGCTCGTCGTCGTGATCGCGTGCCTGGTGAGCGCGACGCGGGTCGAGGTCGACATGAGCGTCAAGCGCCTGTTCGGCGAGGACGAGCCCATCCGGCACGCCGACCGGCGGCTCAACACGGCCTTCTCCGGCACCAACACGCTCGAGCTCCTGATCGAGGGGCAAGGGGAGGGCGACCTCGCCGAGCCCGCGATCCTGCGCGCGATCGACCAGCTCGAGCGCACGCTCGAGCAGGAGCCGCAGGTCGGCAAGGCGGTCTCCTACGTCGACTTCTTGCGCACCTTCCACCACGCGCTCAGCGCCGGCGCGGAGAACATCACGCCGCTCCCCGACACGCGCGAGCTCGCCGCGCAGTACCTCTTCCTCTACTCGCTGTCCGGGAGCGCTGGCGTCTTCGACACGATCATCGATCCCGCGCGTCGCAGCGCCGTGGTGCGGATCTTCGTGCGCGACGACAAGACGCAGCTCGCCGAGGCGCTGATCCAGAAAGTCGAGGAGGAGGTCGCGCGCACCTTCCCGCCGGGCTACACGGTGCGCTTCACCGGAACGCTCGGCTCCGCCGTCGCGTCGACCGACGTGATGGTCGAGGGCAAGCTCTGGAACATGGCGCAGATCGCGCTGATCACCGTCGGGGTCGCGTCGCTCTTCCTGCGCTCGCTGTTCGGCGGTCTGCTGGTCGCGCTGCCGCTCGCGTTCACGGTCGCGGTCAACTTCGGCGTCATGGGTCTGCTCCGCATGAACCTCGACGACGCGACCTCGGCGATCTCCGCGATGGCGGTCGGGATCGGCGCCGACTACGCGATCTACCTCCTGTTCCGCCTGCGCGAGGAGCTCTCCCGCACCGCGTACCTCGGCGAGGCGCTGCAGCGCGCGCTGATGACGTCGGGCAAGGCGATCCTCTTCGTCGCGACCGCGATCGCGGTCGGCTACGGCATGCTCGGGCTGACGGGCTTCGCCTTCCACCTGCGCCTCGGCGGCCTCGTCGCGCTCGCCATGGTGGTGTCGGCGCTGAGCACGATCGTGCTGCTGCCGGCGGTGGTGGCGCTCACCAACCCGCGCTTCCTGTGGCCGCGGATCGAGCGCTGGGAGGGCGCGGCGCCGCTGCGCGTGTCGGCGGCGGGCTGA
- a CDS encoding acyl-CoA desaturase yields the protein MSAAQDVGSVAGSVGRVRGARALPPGAVRIPSPRARAIERAVLLVITVVPAIGAVVGVWLLVSGRLGAAQHAIFAGMYLFTGFGITLGYHRLLAHRAFRTGRVLRGVLAVAGAMAIQGPVMRWVADHRRHHGWTDREGDPHSPHVVQRAAGGGAESALQPDAGSQRDVCVQRDAGAPPARSTARGLWHAHIGWFFAEEKTAVRRFAADLVRDLIIVAIDRLYPLWMLLSLAIPTALGLAIEGPTGAWQALAWGGLTRVFVVQHVTWSINSIGHSFGPRPFSTDDASRNCWLLGWLALGEGWHNNHHAFPRAAVHGFRRHEIDPSGVVLRALERAGLAWDLRRPPAAAASTGKKG from the coding sequence GTGAGCGCGGCGCAGGACGTCGGCTCCGTCGCGGGCTCGGTCGGGCGCGTGCGTGGTGCGCGTGCGCTGCCGCCGGGGGCGGTCCGCATTCCTTCGCCGCGCGCGCGTGCGATCGAGCGCGCGGTGCTGCTGGTGATCACGGTCGTGCCCGCGATCGGCGCCGTCGTTGGCGTGTGGCTGCTCGTGTCGGGACGGCTCGGGGCGGCGCAGCACGCGATCTTCGCCGGCATGTACCTCTTCACGGGCTTCGGCATCACCCTCGGCTACCACCGGCTCCTCGCGCACCGCGCGTTTCGCACGGGACGCGTTCTGCGCGGCGTGCTCGCCGTCGCCGGCGCGATGGCGATCCAGGGTCCGGTGATGCGCTGGGTCGCGGACCACCGCCGGCACCACGGCTGGACGGACCGCGAGGGAGATCCGCACTCGCCGCACGTCGTGCAGCGCGCGGCTGGCGGGGGAGCCGAGTCTGCATTGCAGCCCGACGCCGGCTCGCAGCGCGACGTTTGCGTGCAGCGCGACGCCGGCGCGCCGCCCGCACGCAGCACGGCGCGCGGCCTCTGGCACGCGCACATCGGCTGGTTCTTCGCCGAGGAGAAGACGGCGGTGCGCCGCTTCGCCGCCGACCTCGTGCGCGACCTGATCATCGTCGCGATCGACCGGCTCTACCCGCTGTGGATGCTGCTCTCGCTCGCGATTCCGACGGCGCTCGGGCTCGCGATCGAGGGGCCCACCGGCGCCTGGCAGGCGCTCGCGTGGGGCGGCCTCACGCGCGTGTTCGTCGTGCAGCACGTCACGTGGAGCATCAACTCGATCGGCCACAGCTTCGGCCCGCGGCCGTTTTCCACCGACGACGCGAGCCGCAACTGCTGGCTGCTCGGCTGGCTCGCGCTCGGCGAGGGTTGGCACAACAACCACCACGCGTTTCCGCGCGCGGCCGTGCACGGCTTTCGCCGCCACGAGATCGACCCGAGCGGCGTCGTGCTGCGCGCGCTCGAGCGAGCCGGACTCGCCTGGGATCTCCGCCGTCCGCCCGCGGCGGCGGCATCGACAGGGAAGAAAGGATGA
- a CDS encoding alpha/beta fold hydrolase, which yields MEKELFIRCGDGRTLAASLHGDGARAELVAVVAGATGVRRRLYRAYAEHLSSRGIATLTFDYRGVGGSRGGSLRRDPARLADWGRLDLTAALDWAGAELGARRLCVVAHSVGGQVLPLVARPERIDAVVYVAAQEGYFGHWPMPLRLVFLLLCAAAMPGLVRAAGFLPARLLRLGEDLPPGVGRDWARWARSRGYMQRAPLYDRIAAPALAYDFADDPLAPRRAVDALLASQPRLVVTRRHVTPGDLGVKHIGHFGFFRRETGGALWAESADWLLEVSAAGACSGEGSAVRGAS from the coding sequence GTGGAGAAGGAGCTCTTCATCCGCTGCGGCGACGGGCGCACGCTCGCGGCCTCGCTGCACGGCGACGGCGCGCGCGCGGAGCTCGTCGCGGTGGTCGCGGGTGCGACCGGCGTGCGCCGGCGTCTCTACCGCGCGTACGCGGAGCACCTGAGCTCGCGCGGCATCGCGACGCTCACCTTCGACTACCGCGGCGTCGGCGGCTCGCGCGGCGGCAGCCTGCGGCGCGACCCCGCGCGTCTCGCCGACTGGGGTCGGCTCGACCTCACGGCGGCGCTCGACTGGGCCGGAGCGGAGCTCGGCGCGCGTCGGCTGTGCGTCGTCGCGCACAGCGTCGGCGGTCAGGTGCTGCCGCTGGTCGCGCGGCCCGAGCGCATCGACGCGGTGGTCTACGTCGCCGCGCAGGAAGGCTACTTCGGGCACTGGCCGATGCCGCTGCGGCTCGTCTTCCTGCTGCTCTGCGCGGCCGCCATGCCGGGTCTGGTTCGCGCCGCGGGCTTCCTGCCGGCGCGCCTGCTGCGGCTCGGCGAGGACCTGCCGCCCGGCGTCGGACGCGACTGGGCGCGCTGGGCGCGAAGTCGCGGCTACATGCAGCGTGCGCCGCTCTACGACCGGATTGCCGCGCCGGCGCTGGCGTACGACTTCGCGGACGATCCTCTCGCGCCACGTCGGGCGGTGGACGCGCTGCTCGCGAGCCAGCCGCGGCTCGTGGTGACGAGACGACACGTGACGCCGGGCGACCTCGGCGTCAAGCACATCGGGCACTTCGGCTTCTTCCGTCGTGAGACCGGTGGCGCGCTGTGGGCCGAGTCGGCGGACTGGCTGCTCGAGGTTTCCGCTGCGGGCGCGTGCTCGGGTGAAGGCAGCGCGGTGCGAGGTGCGTCGTGA
- a CDS encoding Phenylacetic acid catabolic protein, whose product MAENIVVESPDELAQMPDEYKQVLLHQMLAHTEGELMGVAEYLRISEIAPNAHEKMYCYEGARDEMLHYIVSAEVLDAIGVDTSYMLRPDAARTAYPHDWLSGKTTWAERGITSWLAEWGALEIIHEMAESSYRPWAAIMPRIIADETRHTEHGRRITEQALQTAEGREAVQRALDRMWPEVLDMFGRSDSERSRLAVKWGIRVRSNEEARQQFAARARAALRELDLQPPDDRLNRKFL is encoded by the coding sequence ATGGCGGAGAACATCGTCGTCGAGAGTCCGGACGAGCTCGCGCAGATGCCGGACGAGTACAAGCAGGTCCTGCTGCACCAGATGCTCGCGCACACCGAGGGCGAGCTCATGGGCGTCGCCGAGTACCTGCGCATCTCGGAGATCGCGCCCAACGCCCACGAGAAGATGTACTGCTACGAGGGCGCGCGCGACGAGATGCTGCACTACATCGTCAGCGCCGAGGTGCTCGACGCGATCGGCGTCGACACCTCGTACATGCTGCGTCCCGACGCGGCGCGCACCGCCTACCCGCACGACTGGCTGTCGGGCAAGACGACGTGGGCCGAGCGCGGCATCACGTCGTGGCTCGCCGAGTGGGGCGCCCTCGAGATCATCCACGAGATGGCCGAGAGCAGCTACCGCCCGTGGGCGGCGATCATGCCGCGCATCATCGCCGACGAGACGCGCCACACCGAGCACGGTCGTCGCATCACCGAGCAGGCGCTGCAGACCGCCGAGGGTCGCGAGGCCGTGCAGCGCGCGCTCGATCGCATGTGGCCCGAGGTGCTCGACATGTTCGGTCGCAGCGACTCGGAGCGCTCGCGCCTCGCCGTCAAGTGGGGAATCCGCGTGCGCAGCAACGAGGAGGCGCGCCAGCAGTTCGCGGCCCGTGCGCGCGCCGCGCTGCGCGAGCTCGACCTCCAGCCGCCCGACGACCGCCTGAACCGCAAGTTCCTCTAG